From a region of the Geothrix sp. 21YS21S-2 genome:
- a CDS encoding polyprenyl synthetase family protein: protein MARIDLLRYFLPISGKLAEVEEELQRKLKSDVAVISRLAEHVGSGKGKRLRPALVLLGSRLCGVESSEDVRFAVVFELVHTATLIHDDVIDHAQTRRARPTLNSLWGNTLTVLFGDLLYLHSMSSAIAGRSFRMLEIMADVTTRMIEGELIQNDCLFNLDTTRKDYFDIQERKTALLFAGCTETGAVLAKRPEADCEALRRYGLEIGRAFQLVDDLLDYTSTEAEMGKPVFSDLREGKLTLPMLTLMERAPLEARPIIARIWENGEKVPIAPADEKSLRDLLERHEALSETRDLARRASEAATAALEKVEGHAGTKRLLLDIPDILLARSS, encoded by the coding sequence ATGGCCCGCATCGACCTGCTGCGCTATTTCCTGCCCATCTCCGGCAAGCTGGCCGAGGTGGAGGAGGAACTGCAGCGCAAGCTCAAGTCCGATGTGGCCGTGATCAGCAGGCTGGCCGAGCACGTGGGCTCGGGCAAGGGCAAGCGCCTGCGGCCGGCCCTGGTGCTCCTGGGCAGCCGCCTCTGCGGCGTCGAATCCAGCGAGGACGTGCGGTTCGCCGTGGTCTTCGAACTGGTCCACACCGCAACCCTCATCCACGACGACGTCATCGACCACGCCCAGACCCGCCGGGCCAGGCCGACCCTCAACTCGCTCTGGGGCAACACCCTCACCGTGCTCTTCGGGGACCTCCTCTACCTGCACTCCATGTCCTCGGCCATCGCCGGCAGGTCCTTCCGCATGCTGGAGATCATGGCCGACGTCACCACGCGCATGATCGAGGGCGAGCTCATCCAGAACGACTGCCTTTTCAACCTGGACACCACCCGCAAGGACTACTTCGACATCCAGGAGCGCAAGACGGCCCTCCTCTTCGCCGGCTGCACCGAGACCGGCGCCGTGCTGGCGAAGCGCCCCGAGGCCGACTGCGAGGCCCTGCGCCGCTACGGCCTGGAGATCGGCAGGGCCTTCCAGCTGGTGGACGACCTCCTGGACTACACCTCCACCGAGGCCGAGATGGGCAAGCCGGTCTTCTCGGACCTGCGGGAAGGCAAGCTGACCCTCCCCATGCTCACCCTCATGGAGCGGGCCCCCCTGGAGGCCCGGCCCATCATCGCCCGCATCTGGGAGAACGGCGAGAAGGTCCCCATCGCGCCCGCCGACGAGAAGTCCCTGCGCGATCTCCTGGAGCGCCACGAGGCGCTCTCCGAGACGCGCGACCTGGCCCGCCGCGCCTCGGAGGCCGCGACCGCGGCGCTGGAGAAGGTGGAGGGGCACGCGGGCACCAAGCGGCTCCTGCTGGACATCCCGGACATCCTGCTGGCCCGGAGCAGCTGA
- a CDS encoding type IV pilus twitching motility protein PilT, with translation MPQLDRLLAHITPRGGHRLRLEPNAPPILEMAGGVEMPLLANPLPPSMVEALAKEVVPTAKEAALAATGEAYFDHEAGGELYRVLVSRGPQGTRITAEPSRGAATETQPLPRRTNPPAAPVTAPLPVPAAPPPGQKGGTRAQPIYGTHPMAEAMFRALLERKGSDLHLSSFEAPIARVHGDLEDLTDFGILGPTQIMEIMEALAPVAAWRQFAEKSDADFAYPFEAGGCRLRVNYFMDRVGPGMVCRVIPNEIPDPDRLGLPDPVRRLAGLNKGLVLVTGPTGSGKSTTLAAIIDLANKQRDDHILTIEDPIEFVHARKRCLVNQREVGTHTESFKSGLRAALREDPDIVMVGEMRDLETISIALETAITGHLVFGTLHTSSAIGTVDRIVDQFPADRQQQIRVMLADALKCVISQALLKRIGGGRTAALETLFITPAISNLIREGKNFQIPSAMQTGRAYGQKLMNDALVEMILAKQIEAKEGYMKCPDKESYMNALKRAGIEWDLRAHEAQQG, from the coding sequence ATGCCCCAGTTGGACCGACTGCTGGCCCACATCACCCCGCGGGGCGGCCACCGGCTCCGCCTGGAACCCAACGCCCCGCCCATCCTGGAAATGGCCGGGGGGGTGGAGATGCCGCTCCTGGCCAACCCCCTGCCCCCGTCCATGGTCGAGGCCCTAGCCAAGGAGGTCGTGCCCACCGCCAAGGAGGCCGCGCTGGCCGCCACCGGCGAGGCCTACTTCGACCACGAGGCCGGCGGGGAACTGTACCGCGTCCTGGTGAGCCGCGGACCCCAGGGCACCCGGATCACCGCCGAGCCCTCCCGGGGCGCCGCCACGGAAACCCAGCCCCTGCCCCGGCGAACGAACCCGCCGGCCGCGCCGGTCACGGCGCCCCTCCCGGTCCCCGCGGCCCCGCCCCCGGGCCAGAAGGGCGGAACCCGCGCCCAGCCCATCTACGGCACCCACCCCATGGCGGAGGCGATGTTCCGGGCCCTCCTGGAGCGCAAGGGATCCGACCTCCACCTCAGCTCCTTCGAGGCGCCCATCGCCCGGGTTCACGGGGACCTGGAGGACCTCACGGACTTCGGGATCCTGGGCCCCACCCAGATCATGGAGATCATGGAGGCCCTGGCGCCCGTGGCCGCGTGGCGGCAGTTCGCCGAGAAGAGCGACGCCGACTTCGCCTACCCCTTCGAGGCCGGCGGCTGCCGCCTGCGGGTGAACTACTTCATGGACCGGGTGGGGCCCGGGATGGTGTGCCGGGTCATTCCCAACGAGATCCCGGACCCGGACAGGCTGGGCCTGCCCGACCCCGTCCGGCGCCTGGCGGGCCTCAACAAGGGCCTGGTGCTCGTCACCGGCCCCACCGGCTCGGGCAAGTCCACCACCCTGGCCGCCATCATCGACCTCGCCAACAAGCAGCGCGACGACCATATCCTCACCATCGAGGATCCCATCGAGTTTGTGCACGCCCGCAAGCGCTGCCTGGTGAACCAGCGGGAGGTGGGCACCCACACCGAGTCGTTCAAGTCGGGCCTGAGGGCCGCCCTGCGCGAGGACCCCGACATCGTCATGGTGGGGGAGATGCGGGACCTGGAGACCATCTCCATCGCCCTCGAGACGGCCATCACCGGTCACCTGGTCTTCGGCACCCTGCACACCTCCAGCGCCATCGGCACCGTGGACCGCATCGTGGACCAGTTCCCCGCGGACCGCCAGCAGCAGATCCGGGTGATGCTCGCCGACGCCCTGAAGTGCGTCATCAGCCAGGCCCTGCTCAAGCGCATCGGCGGGGGCCGCACCGCCGCCCTGGAGACCCTCTTCATCACGCCGGCCATCTCCAACCTCATCCGCGAAGGCAAGAACTTCCAGATCCCCAGCGCCATGCAGACGGGCCGCGCCTACGGCCAGAAGCTCATGAACGACGCCCTGGTGGAAATGATCCTGGCCAAGCAGATCGAGGCCAAGGAAGGGTACATGAAGTGCCCCGACAAGGAATCGTACATGAACGCCCTGAAGCGGGCCGGCATCGAGTGGGATCTGCGGGCCCACGAGGCGCAGCAGGGCTGA
- the sucC gene encoding ADP-forming succinate--CoA ligase subunit beta, translating into MNIHEYQAKELLRQYGVATPGGRVARDAAEAAAITKEMGGKSVVKAQIHAGGRGKGGGVKFAKTPEEAAELFTKMNGMNLVTKQTGAEGRTVHTVFLSDPVDIARELYLSFLVDRATGRVTALASTEGGVEIEEVAEHSPEKIVKIAVDPALGLSGHQARELAFALGLEGDSWKKGAAFFQNLYRLFVEKDCSMVEINPLVVTVQGDVCALDAKIAFDDNALFRHPEIVAYRDLDEEAHAEIEASKFGLNFIKLDGSIGCMVNGAGLAMATMDIIQHHGSSPANFLDVGGGASEEAVKNAFRIILQDPGVKAVLVNIFGGIMRCDIVAAGVVNAAKDIGVTIPVVVRLEGTNVEQGKKILSESGLRIQVAANLDDAARKVVASIQ; encoded by the coding sequence ATGAACATTCACGAATACCAGGCCAAGGAACTACTAAGGCAGTACGGCGTCGCCACGCCTGGAGGCAGGGTGGCCCGGGACGCGGCCGAAGCCGCCGCCATCACGAAGGAGATGGGCGGGAAGAGCGTCGTGAAGGCGCAGATCCACGCCGGCGGCCGCGGCAAGGGCGGCGGCGTCAAGTTCGCCAAGACCCCAGAGGAGGCCGCCGAGCTCTTCACGAAGATGAACGGGATGAATCTGGTCACGAAGCAGACCGGCGCCGAGGGCCGCACGGTCCACACCGTCTTCCTCTCCGACCCCGTGGACATCGCCCGGGAGCTGTACTTGAGCTTCCTGGTGGACCGCGCCACCGGCCGGGTCACGGCCCTGGCCTCCACCGAGGGCGGCGTCGAGATCGAGGAGGTCGCCGAGCACTCCCCCGAGAAGATCGTGAAGATCGCCGTGGATCCCGCGCTGGGACTCTCCGGCCACCAGGCCCGGGAACTGGCCTTCGCGCTGGGCCTGGAGGGCGACAGCTGGAAGAAGGGCGCCGCGTTCTTCCAGAACCTGTACCGCCTCTTCGTGGAGAAGGACTGCTCCATGGTCGAGATCAACCCCCTGGTGGTCACCGTGCAGGGCGACGTCTGCGCCCTGGACGCCAAGATCGCCTTCGACGACAACGCGCTGTTCCGCCACCCGGAGATCGTGGCCTACCGCGACCTCGACGAGGAGGCCCATGCCGAGATCGAGGCCTCGAAGTTCGGCCTGAACTTCATCAAGCTCGACGGCAGCATCGGCTGCATGGTCAACGGCGCCGGACTCGCCATGGCCACCATGGACATCATCCAGCACCACGGCTCGAGCCCGGCCAATTTCCTGGACGTCGGGGGCGGAGCCTCCGAGGAGGCCGTGAAGAACGCCTTCCGCATCATCCTCCAGGACCCCGGCGTCAAGGCCGTGCTGGTCAACATCTTCGGCGGCATCATGCGCTGCGACATCGTGGCCGCGGGCGTGGTGAACGCAGCCAAGGACATCGGCGTGACGATCCCCGTGGTGGTGCGCCTCGAGGGCACCAACGTCGAGCAGGGCAAGAAGATCCTTTCCGAGAGCGGGCTGCGCATCCAGGTGGCCGCCAACCTCGACGACGCGGCGCGCAAGGTCGTGGCCTCCATCCAATGA
- the sucD gene encoding succinate--CoA ligase subunit alpha, producing the protein MSILLGNSTRLIVQGITGREGLFHAKGCRDYGTQVVGGVTPGKGGTEVDGFPVFNTVKDARKATGANATMIFVPPPAAADAILEALDAGIELIVCITEGIPVQDMVKVNRVLAEHPGQRLVGPNCPGVITPGQAKIGIMPGRIHLAGHVGIISRSGTLAYEAVGQLTALGIGQSTCVGIGGDPINGTNFIDCLKLFQADPDTHAIVMVGEIGGNAEEEAAAYVKANVTKPVVAFIAGQTAPPGRRMGHAGAIISGGKGTAKEKMAALEAAGITVVVSPADMGKAMAQRLAAKA; encoded by the coding sequence ATGTCCATCCTTCTCGGCAATTCCACGCGCTTGATCGTCCAGGGCATCACCGGCCGGGAAGGCCTCTTCCACGCCAAGGGCTGCCGGGACTACGGCACCCAGGTGGTGGGCGGCGTCACGCCCGGCAAGGGCGGCACCGAGGTGGACGGCTTCCCCGTCTTCAACACCGTGAAGGACGCCCGCAAGGCCACGGGCGCCAACGCCACCATGATCTTCGTGCCGCCCCCCGCGGCCGCCGACGCCATCCTCGAGGCCCTGGACGCGGGCATCGAGCTCATCGTCTGCATCACCGAGGGCATTCCCGTGCAGGACATGGTCAAGGTGAACCGGGTGCTGGCCGAGCACCCCGGCCAGCGCCTCGTGGGGCCCAACTGCCCCGGCGTCATCACCCCCGGCCAGGCCAAGATCGGCATCATGCCCGGGCGCATCCACCTGGCCGGCCACGTGGGCATCATCAGCCGCTCCGGCACCCTGGCCTACGAGGCCGTGGGCCAGCTCACGGCCCTGGGCATCGGGCAGAGCACCTGCGTGGGCATCGGCGGCGATCCCATCAACGGCACCAACTTCATCGACTGCCTCAAGCTCTTCCAGGCCGACCCCGACACCCACGCCATCGTGATGGTGGGCGAGATCGGCGGCAACGCCGAGGAGGAGGCCGCCGCCTACGTCAAGGCCAACGTCACCAAGCCCGTGGTGGCCTTCATCGCGGGCCAGACCGCCCCTCCGGGCCGGCGCATGGGCCATGCCGGCGCCATCATCAGCGGCGGCAAGGGCACCGCCAAGGAGAAGATGGCCGCCCTGGAGGCCGCGGGCATCACCGTGGTGGTGAGCCCCGCCGACATGGGCAAGGCCATGGCCCAGCGCCTGGCGGCCAAGGCCTGA
- a CDS encoding phosphatase PAP2 family protein, with protein sequence MRALALALAGTVAWSQTPSRCDDFTRLPGLAWEDATTLARAPGSWVASDWQALGLGAAAVVGTALLLDTTLDDASRRNRTDSRDRLFKNLSQPGGTGGLVLMGAGYLGFTLLGKEEARSVVVDMGVATVLAQVAILPLKVGLGRTRPAEEKGTHDFHPLSHQNAFPSGHATQAFAMASVLSMRSAEPWVGWCAYGVAGLVGASRLGTRDHFASDVVAGALVGTVMGRAVVRVNQGIRSRAGRAEFNVTPAFSPGFKGLTLTARF encoded by the coding sequence ATGCGGGCGCTTGCGCTGGCCCTCGCGGGCACGGTCGCCTGGAGCCAGACCCCCAGCCGTTGCGACGACTTCACCCGGCTCCCCGGCCTGGCCTGGGAGGACGCCACGACCTTGGCCCGGGCCCCGGGTTCCTGGGTCGCCTCCGACTGGCAGGCCCTGGGCCTGGGCGCCGCGGCCGTGGTGGGCACCGCCCTCCTCCTGGACACGACCCTGGACGATGCCTCGCGGCGCAACCGCACCGACTCCCGGGACAGGCTCTTCAAGAACCTCTCCCAGCCCGGCGGCACCGGCGGCCTCGTCCTCATGGGCGCGGGCTACCTGGGCTTCACCCTTCTCGGCAAGGAGGAGGCCCGCTCGGTCGTCGTGGACATGGGCGTGGCCACCGTGCTGGCCCAGGTGGCGATCCTGCCGCTGAAGGTCGGCCTCGGCCGGACTCGGCCCGCGGAGGAGAAGGGCACGCACGATTTCCATCCCCTCTCCCACCAGAATGCCTTTCCTTCCGGTCACGCGACCCAGGCCTTCGCCATGGCCTCGGTGCTGTCCATGCGTTCGGCCGAGCCATGGGTGGGCTGGTGCGCCTACGGCGTCGCCGGCCTGGTGGGGGCCTCCCGCCTCGGCACCCGGGATCACTTCGCCTCGGATGTGGTAGCCGGCGCCCTGGTGGGCACCGTCATGGGCCGAGCCGTCGTGCGGGTGAACCAGGGGATCCGCTCCCGGGCCGGCCGCGCGGAGTTCAACGTCACACCGGCTTTTTCCCCCGGCTTCAAGGGCCTCACGCTCACCGCGCGGTTCTGA
- a CDS encoding 2'-5' RNA ligase family protein: protein MSTIALVLHDPAASRVRGIWSLLEAEFGLSGVHKVPFPHVTLLAFDQLTHHDVKDLLERVSQSMPPFMLETSGIGLFGAPARILYAPVVKTPVLFELHQAVCAELTKRGGQIPPLYHPERWVPHVTLAQGDAARGTYGQAVDLVLQQDLRLSFEVRNLTLFDWIGPRYEPCDRFPLMGRPAAAGEP from the coding sequence ATGTCCACAATCGCATTGGTTCTTCATGACCCGGCCGCCAGCCGGGTGCGGGGGATCTGGTCGCTGCTGGAAGCGGAGTTCGGCCTGTCAGGGGTCCACAAGGTCCCCTTTCCCCATGTCACCCTCCTCGCCTTCGACCAGCTGACCCACCACGACGTCAAGGATCTCCTGGAGCGGGTCTCCCAGTCCATGCCCCCCTTCATGCTGGAGACCAGCGGCATCGGCCTGTTCGGCGCTCCGGCCCGGATCCTCTACGCCCCCGTTGTGAAGACCCCCGTCCTGTTCGAGCTGCACCAGGCCGTCTGCGCCGAGCTCACGAAGCGGGGCGGCCAGATCCCGCCCCTGTACCACCCCGAGCGCTGGGTGCCCCACGTCACCCTGGCCCAGGGGGATGCCGCCAGGGGCACCTACGGCCAGGCCGTGGACCTGGTCCTGCAGCAGGACCTGCGGCTCTCCTTCGAGGTGCGCAACCTCACGCTGTTCGACTGGATCGGCCCCCGCTACGAGCCCTGCGACCGGTTCCCCCTGATGGGACGGCCGGCGGCGGCCGGCGAGCCTTGA
- a CDS encoding tetratricopeptide repeat protein, whose product MAFALLGLWAAFAAARGLPGEHDNPFWILLPVAPIFLILGYRLRDRGQRYTRATHDLIDRARDGDPEACFQLAAQYLGGEADLHRDDASGRHWLERAVDAGHPKAMIRLAGMLREGQGGGKDPLRAQALLERARLMERPKAGPIRTGPAG is encoded by the coding sequence GTGGCTTTCGCCCTTCTGGGCTTGTGGGCCGCCTTCGCCGCCGCGCGGGGCCTTCCGGGCGAACACGACAACCCTTTCTGGATCCTCCTGCCGGTGGCCCCCATCTTCCTGATCCTGGGGTATCGCCTGCGGGACCGTGGCCAACGCTACACCCGGGCGACCCATGACCTCATCGACCGGGCCCGGGACGGGGACCCGGAGGCCTGCTTCCAGCTGGCTGCCCAGTATCTGGGGGGCGAGGCCGATCTCCACCGGGATGATGCGTCCGGGCGGCATTGGCTGGAGCGGGCGGTCGATGCGGGACACCCGAAGGCGATGATCCGGCTGGCCGGGATGCTCAGGGAAGGGCAGGGCGGCGGGAAGGACCCGCTCCGGGCTCAGGCCCTGCTGGAGCGGGCCCGCCTCATGGAAAGGCCGAAAGCAGGTCCGATTCGAACAGGTCCAGCCGGCTGA
- a CDS encoding saccharopine dehydrogenase family protein — translation MKNICVLGAGRVGATMALDLARDGEFDVTVADLSEKALARLSSKGLKVTARDLSRPAEVTAAIQGADLVVGAVPGFMGFRTMKTVLEAGKPIVDISFFPEDPFLLDGLAKEKGLIAIMDAGVAPGCDNFIVGDLQRRLDSISNFECYVGGLPAIRTWPFEYKAGFSPVDVVEEYTRPARYVAHGKEIVMPALSEPELMDFPGVGTLEAFNTDGLRSLIHTVDAPFKKEKTLRYPGHIEKMRMLREAGFFGLEPIDVGGVKVAPMDLTTRLLFPMWQMEENDEDFTVMRVIVDGMKDGKPEHHVWDLLDRYDRETKITSMARSTGYSCTATVRLVAAGLFTRKGIAPPEYVGKVEGCWEFIRKDLARHNVNWIETRS, via the coding sequence ATGAAGAATATTTGCGTGCTCGGCGCCGGCCGCGTCGGCGCGACCATGGCCCTTGACCTCGCCCGGGACGGGGAGTTCGACGTCACCGTGGCCGATCTCTCGGAAAAGGCCCTGGCGCGGCTTTCGTCCAAGGGCCTCAAGGTCACCGCCCGCGACCTCTCCCGGCCCGCCGAAGTGACCGCGGCCATCCAGGGCGCGGACCTGGTGGTGGGCGCCGTGCCCGGCTTCATGGGCTTCCGGACCATGAAGACCGTGCTGGAGGCCGGCAAGCCCATCGTCGACATCTCCTTCTTCCCCGAGGACCCCTTCCTCCTGGACGGCCTGGCCAAGGAGAAGGGGCTCATCGCGATCATGGACGCCGGCGTGGCCCCGGGCTGCGACAACTTCATCGTGGGCGACCTGCAGCGGCGCCTGGACTCCATCAGCAACTTCGAGTGCTACGTGGGCGGCCTCCCCGCCATCCGCACCTGGCCCTTCGAGTACAAGGCCGGCTTCAGCCCGGTGGACGTGGTGGAGGAGTACACCCGCCCCGCCCGCTACGTGGCCCACGGCAAGGAGATCGTGATGCCCGCCCTCAGCGAGCCCGAGCTCATGGACTTCCCCGGCGTGGGCACCCTGGAGGCCTTCAACACCGACGGCCTGCGCTCCCTCATCCACACCGTGGACGCCCCCTTCAAGAAGGAGAAGACCCTGCGCTACCCCGGCCACATCGAAAAGATGCGCATGCTGAGGGAAGCCGGGTTCTTCGGCCTGGAGCCCATCGACGTGGGCGGCGTGAAGGTGGCCCCCATGGACCTCACCACCCGGCTCCTCTTCCCCATGTGGCAGATGGAGGAGAACGACGAGGACTTCACCGTCATGCGCGTCATCGTCGACGGCATGAAGGACGGGAAGCCCGAGCACCACGTGTGGGACCTGCTGGACCGCTACGACCGGGAGACGAAGATCACCTCCATGGCGCGGTCCACCGGCTACTCCTGCACCGCCACGGTGCGCCTGGTGGCGGCGGGGCTGTTCACCCGCAAGGGCATCGCGCCGCCGGAATACGTGGGCAAGGTGGAGGGGTGCTGGGAGTTCATCCGGAAGGATCTGGCCCGCCACAACGTGAACTGGATCGAGACGAGGTCCTGA
- a CDS encoding radical SAM protein, with amino-acid sequence MNELVTAHLDHRRSWQDFDYCYPVISRRSKGVSLGVNLNPDKVCNFDCVYCEVDRATPARRRDVDLDQLEREMEVLLDLTQSGELFATPPFHTADERHRRLNDIAFSGDGEPTTLREFPRAVERIAALKARKGLQDVKLVLITDSSRLQAPEIVEGLGLLMANNGEIWAKLDAGTEAYYREVNRSKVPFSRILDNLGATAERWPIVIQTLFLEWRGKGPSDGEVEAYLQCLRTVRERGTLQAIQLYTVARPTPEPEARPLPARDLDLLAAKVMDGVPGLPVEVFYGPA; translated from the coding sequence ATGAACGAGCTCGTCACAGCCCACCTGGACCATCGGCGCAGCTGGCAGGACTTCGACTACTGCTACCCGGTCATCTCCCGCCGCAGCAAGGGCGTGAGCCTCGGCGTGAACCTGAACCCCGACAAGGTGTGCAACTTCGATTGCGTCTACTGCGAAGTGGACCGCGCCACGCCGGCCCGGCGCAGGGATGTGGACCTGGACCAGCTGGAGCGCGAGATGGAGGTGCTGCTGGACCTCACGCAATCCGGCGAGCTCTTCGCCACGCCCCCCTTCCACACCGCCGACGAACGCCACCGGCGCCTGAACGACATCGCCTTCTCCGGGGACGGCGAGCCCACGACCCTGCGCGAGTTCCCCCGGGCCGTGGAGCGCATCGCCGCCCTGAAGGCCCGCAAGGGCCTCCAGGACGTGAAGCTGGTCCTCATCACCGATTCCTCGCGGCTCCAGGCGCCCGAGATCGTCGAGGGGCTGGGCCTCCTGATGGCCAACAACGGCGAGATCTGGGCCAAGCTGGACGCCGGGACGGAAGCCTACTACCGGGAGGTGAACCGCTCCAAGGTGCCCTTCTCACGCATCCTGGACAACCTGGGGGCCACCGCGGAACGCTGGCCCATCGTGATCCAGACCCTCTTCCTGGAATGGCGGGGCAAGGGCCCCTCCGACGGCGAGGTGGAGGCCTACCTGCAGTGCCTGCGGACCGTGCGGGAACGGGGAACCCTCCAGGCCATCCAGCTCTACACCGTGGCGCGCCCCACGCCCGAGCCCGAGGCCAGGCCCCTGCCGGCCCGCGACCTGGACCTGCTGGCTGCCAAGGTGATGGACGGAGTGCCAGGCCTGCCGGTGGAGGTCTTCTACGGTCCCGCCTAG
- a CDS encoding CapA family protein → MAPGTPDGRLAEELARVELVAVGDILMHQDVKTSAVQAGSLTELWKEVTPLFKQADIAFANLETPIAPRTGRPGRPFQFNAPEDLPAALKASGLTIVSTANNHAFDQGPKGLAETLERLEAAGLPAVGSGPTRALAEAPRILEVKGLRIAFLAFTDIFNVNLNQKAASPWVRSLDPAEAERAVAAARAQSDAVVVSIHWGAEYLHAPLPRQKDVARRLARAGADLILGHHPHVLQAVEVLETGPRRTVVAYSLGNFISNQDRMYRADLFPVAGGDSRDGVLFRCRFVKLKLADGSEPVRVEDARCEPLWTRNNWQERNAGKTKVRSIEVIPLSTTLAQAEGELDRLRAAEPMDKAKVVEQQEYLRTLYLRRARAAEILGAAVVVGGRP, encoded by the coding sequence GTGGCCCCGGGCACGCCCGACGGCCGCCTTGCCGAGGAACTGGCGCGCGTGGAGCTGGTGGCGGTGGGGGACATCCTCATGCACCAGGACGTCAAGACCTCCGCCGTCCAGGCGGGGAGCCTTACCGAGCTCTGGAAGGAGGTCACGCCCCTCTTCAAACAGGCGGACATCGCCTTCGCCAACCTGGAGACCCCCATCGCCCCGAGGACCGGCCGCCCCGGCCGCCCCTTCCAGTTCAACGCCCCCGAGGACCTGCCCGCCGCCCTCAAGGCTTCCGGCCTCACCATCGTCTCCACCGCCAACAACCACGCCTTCGACCAGGGGCCCAAAGGCTTGGCGGAAACCCTCGAGCGCCTGGAGGCCGCCGGCCTCCCCGCCGTGGGCAGCGGACCCACCCGGGCCCTGGCCGAGGCGCCGCGGATCCTGGAGGTGAAGGGCCTGAGGATCGCCTTCCTGGCCTTCACGGACATCTTCAACGTCAACCTCAACCAGAAGGCCGCAAGCCCCTGGGTGCGCTCCCTCGACCCCGCCGAAGCCGAAAGGGCCGTGGCCGCCGCCCGGGCCCAGTCCGACGCCGTGGTGGTGAGCATCCACTGGGGTGCCGAATACCTCCACGCGCCCCTGCCGCGCCAGAAGGACGTGGCCCGGCGCCTGGCCCGGGCCGGTGCCGACCTCATCCTGGGCCACCACCCCCACGTGCTCCAGGCCGTGGAGGTGCTGGAGACCGGCCCCCGCCGCACCGTCGTGGCCTATTCGCTGGGCAACTTCATCTCCAACCAGGACCGCATGTACCGGGCCGACCTCTTCCCCGTGGCCGGGGGCGACAGCCGGGACGGCGTCCTGTTCCGCTGCCGGTTCGTGAAGCTCAAGCTTGCGGACGGCTCCGAGCCGGTGCGGGTTGAGGACGCACGCTGCGAGCCCCTGTGGACCCGCAACAACTGGCAGGAGCGCAACGCGGGGAAGACCAAGGTCCGCTCCATCGAGGTGATTCCCCTCAGCACGACGCTGGCCCAGGCCGAAGGCGAGCTGGACCGCCTGCGGGCCGCTGAGCCGATGGACAAGGCGAAGGTGGTGGAGCAGCAGGAATACCTCCGCACCCTCTACCTGCGCCGGGCCCGGGCCGCGGAGATCCTCGGGGCGGCGGTCGTGGTGGGCGGGAGGCCGTGA
- a CDS encoding succinate dehydrogenase/fumarate reductase iron-sulfur subunit — protein sequence MEKHINVKLHVWRQKNAADKGHFQDLEAKKVSTEMSFLEMLDVVNEDLIHKGEEPIVVDHDCREGICGACNLVINGRPHGPKERTTTCQLHMRSFQDGDDITIEPVRADAFPVIKDLMVDRSAFDRIIAKGGFISVPTGSCCDANALPVAKENADLAMDAAACIGCGACVAACPNASAMLFVAAKISHLALLPQGQPERYTRARAMVNQMDAEGFGTCTNHGECEAACPKGITLDNIARMNRDYIKASITYRPESATGGF from the coding sequence ATGGAAAAGCACATCAACGTCAAGCTGCACGTATGGCGCCAGAAGAACGCCGCGGACAAGGGCCACTTCCAGGATCTCGAGGCCAAGAAGGTCTCCACCGAGATGTCCTTCCTGGAAATGCTCGACGTGGTCAACGAGGACCTCATCCACAAGGGCGAGGAGCCCATCGTCGTCGACCATGACTGCCGCGAGGGCATCTGCGGCGCCTGCAACCTCGTCATCAACGGCCGCCCCCACGGACCCAAGGAACGCACCACCACCTGCCAGCTGCACATGCGCAGCTTCCAGGACGGCGACGACATCACCATCGAGCCGGTGCGCGCCGACGCGTTCCCGGTGATCAAGGACCTGATGGTGGACCGCTCCGCCTTCGACCGCATCATCGCCAAGGGCGGCTTCATCAGCGTCCCCACCGGCAGCTGCTGCGACGCCAACGCCCTGCCCGTGGCCAAGGAGAACGCCGACCTGGCCATGGACGCCGCCGCCTGCATCGGGTGCGGCGCCTGCGTCGCGGCCTGCCCCAACGCCAGCGCCATGCTCTTCGTGGCCGCCAAGATCAGCCACCTCGCCCTGCTCCCCCAGGGCCAGCCCGAACGCTACACCCGCGCCCGGGCCATGGTGAACCAGATGGACGCGGAGGGCTTCGGCACCTGCACCAACCACGGCGAGTGCGAGGCCGCCTGCCCCAAGGGCATCACCCTCGACAACATCGCCCGCATGAACCGCGACTACATCAAGGCCAGCATCACCTACCGTCCCGAAAGCGCCACGGGCGGATTCTAG